One genomic window of Bacillus mycoides includes the following:
- a CDS encoding YxeA family protein: MKKLSAFIVLIIVGVTLLVVKGGPIVDQLNPFIKEDIYYAVVDSDGEYEAKSNGFGRWNYKFKGYDESGKEQKIMMTSSKHLRIGAYVKIKSKGTYGMKWEEVQVDEIPTKVKEKVKIKHN, from the coding sequence ATGAAAAAATTAAGTGCGTTTATCGTATTGATTATAGTTGGAGTTACATTACTTGTAGTGAAAGGTGGACCGATTGTAGATCAACTCAATCCGTTTATTAAAGAAGATATTTATTATGCTGTTGTCGACAGTGATGGGGAATATGAAGCCAAAAGTAATGGTTTTGGTAGATGGAACTATAAATTTAAAGGATATGATGAATCTGGTAAAGAACAAAAAATTATGATGACTTCTTCAAAACATTTACGAATAGGAGCATATGTAAAGATTAAGTCTAAAGGGACTTATGGTATGAAATGGGAAGAAGTGCAAGTAGATGAAATACCTACTAAAGTAAAAGAGAAAGTAAAAATAAAACATAATTAG
- a CDS encoding ABC transporter permease, with amino-acid sequence MTLSSIALRNIQRNFKDYFVYFASMIFSIVIYFTFKALQYNSQMEKAAEGSKKISGAFQVSSVMLIIFVAVFIIYSNGFFTRKRKKEVGLYSLLGIRKRQIGKMLFYENMLMGLMSLIIGIAIGSVLSKLFLELLVSMMGLNLNVHFEVPMAAIVDTAIIFFVIILYTSLQGYRLIYRFKLIELFRAEREGEVMPKGSVIMALISIFLIGSGYFLALMFMKAVKYADFMAVALYILLATVLGTYLLFMFFTVFVLKRSRNNKSSFYNGMNMVTTSQLLYRIKGNAKSLATISILSAVTLTAVGTSVTMYYNTFTQSKAFAPYSYSYEKKDAELDKKVNAIFAEEKENHPVKDQFEVEMVPVKGKFEGDKVDFILNMNYSISEKYQFMSQSEFNKLAKKIDAETVNVAAGEAFIYDSSYIEGHEFSPQYKGNKAVFQIGNETKKLAIQGANDNAITNLGELVVVVSDETYEQAKQAFGTRVVKNIDVKDERNSKVLTEKLTKVMPAGESEMVPSFRDFYTGFQMGLEGTGLMMFIGMFLGLVFLLATGSIIYFKQLTEANADRERYVVLRKVGVTKQEMKKAIAKQVSFIFAIPLVIGILHSLFALKGLGNILPFEIMIPLLISIGVYGVIYIGYYFLTVRSYYKIVSAK; translated from the coding sequence ATGACCTTATCTAGCATTGCCCTCCGTAACATACAGCGGAACTTTAAAGACTACTTTGTATATTTTGCATCTATGATTTTTAGTATTGTAATTTACTTTACATTTAAAGCACTACAATATAATTCGCAAATGGAAAAAGCTGCGGAAGGTTCTAAAAAAATTAGCGGTGCGTTTCAAGTTTCAAGTGTCATGCTAATCATCTTCGTAGCGGTGTTCATTATATATTCGAACGGTTTCTTTACACGGAAGCGTAAAAAAGAAGTTGGGCTATATTCGTTACTAGGTATTCGAAAAAGACAGATCGGTAAAATGCTCTTTTATGAAAATATGTTAATGGGATTAATGTCTTTAATTATTGGGATTGCGATTGGTAGCGTTCTTTCAAAACTATTCCTTGAACTACTAGTAAGTATGATGGGGTTAAATTTAAATGTTCATTTTGAAGTACCGATGGCTGCAATTGTTGATACAGCAATTATTTTCTTTGTGATTATATTGTATACATCACTTCAAGGATATCGTTTAATTTATCGATTCAAGCTAATTGAACTTTTCCGCGCAGAACGCGAAGGAGAAGTAATGCCAAAAGGATCTGTAATTATGGCGTTAATTTCAATTTTCTTAATCGGTTCAGGTTATTTCTTAGCATTAATGTTCATGAAGGCAGTTAAGTATGCAGACTTTATGGCAGTTGCACTTTATATTTTACTTGCGACAGTATTAGGTACGTACTTACTATTTATGTTCTTTACAGTATTCGTATTAAAACGTTCAAGAAATAATAAATCATCGTTTTATAACGGTATGAATATGGTAACGACGTCACAGCTACTATATCGTATTAAAGGGAATGCAAAGTCACTTGCAACAATTTCTATTTTAAGTGCGGTAACATTAACAGCAGTTGGTACGTCAGTTACGATGTATTACAACACATTTACACAATCAAAAGCATTCGCGCCATACAGCTATTCTTATGAGAAAAAAGATGCAGAACTAGATAAGAAAGTAAATGCGATTTTTGCTGAAGAGAAAGAGAATCATCCTGTAAAAGATCAATTTGAAGTTGAGATGGTTCCTGTAAAAGGAAAGTTTGAAGGAGATAAAGTTGATTTCATCCTTAATATGAACTACAGTATCTCAGAGAAATATCAATTTATGTCTCAATCTGAATTTAATAAACTTGCTAAAAAAATCGATGCAGAAACAGTGAATGTAGCTGCTGGTGAAGCATTTATATATGATAGTTCTTATATTGAAGGGCATGAGTTTAGCCCTCAATATAAAGGAAATAAAGCGGTATTCCAAATTGGAAATGAAACGAAGAAATTAGCGATTCAAGGCGCAAATGATAATGCAATTACGAACTTAGGTGAACTAGTTGTTGTCGTTTCAGATGAAACATATGAACAAGCGAAGCAAGCATTTGGAACACGTGTTGTAAAAAATATTGATGTAAAAGATGAAAGAAACAGTAAAGTATTAACAGAAAAATTAACAAAAGTGATGCCAGCTGGTGAATCAGAAATGGTACCATCATTTAGAGATTTTTACACTGGTTTCCAAATGGGGCTTGAAGGAACTGGACTAATGATGTTCATCGGAATGTTCTTAGGACTTGTATTCTTACTAGCAACAGGTTCTATCATTTACTTTAAACAATTAACAGAAGCAAATGCTGATCGTGAGCGTTATGTTGTACTTCGTAAAGTCGGGGTAACGAAACAAGAAATGAAAAAAGCTATCGCAAAACAAGTAAGCTTTATCTTTGCGATTCCGTTAGTAATCGGAATTCTACACAGTTTGTTTGCATTAAAAGGTTTAGGGAACATACTACCATTTGAAATTATGATTCCGCTCCTAATTAGTATCGGAGTATACGGTGTCATTTATATCGGATATTACTTCTTAACAGTTCGTTCTTATTATAAGATTGTGAGCGCGAAGTAA
- a CDS encoding AraC family transcriptional regulator has protein sequence MDSLKNMNAAMQHIEDNLTHEIDFKEVAKIAFCSEYHFKRMFSFLAGISLSEYIRCRRLTLAAFELKDSNAKVIDVAIKYGYNSPDSFTRAFQNLHGITPSEARSTIRSLKAYSPMTFQLSIQGGNAMNYRIEEKDPFRIIGIQKRVPIVFNGVNEEITSMWKSLDPGAIETLKSLSNIEPTGIISASTNFSEGRMEEKGELDHYIGVTTTKDCPKQFKQLEVAASTWAIFEAVGPFPDALQNVWGRIYSEWFPSSNYELAEGPEILWNESKDVSSPNFRSEIWVPVLKK, from the coding sequence ATGGATTCACTTAAAAATATGAATGCGGCAATGCAGCATATTGAAGACAACCTTACACACGAAATTGATTTTAAAGAAGTCGCAAAAATAGCTTTCTGCTCCGAATATCATTTCAAAAGAATGTTTTCTTTTTTAGCTGGCATATCACTATCAGAATATATTCGCTGTAGACGTCTTACGCTTGCTGCCTTTGAACTAAAAGATAGCAATGCAAAAGTCATTGATGTCGCTATAAAATATGGATACAACTCACCAGATTCTTTTACACGTGCATTTCAAAATTTGCACGGAATAACGCCTTCAGAAGCTCGAAGTACAATTCGTTCTTTGAAAGCTTATTCACCAATGACCTTCCAACTATCCATTCAAGGAGGAAATGCAATGAACTATCGAATTGAAGAAAAAGATCCATTTCGAATCATTGGTATACAAAAACGAGTACCGATTGTTTTTAACGGCGTAAACGAAGAAATTACTTCTATGTGGAAAAGTTTAGATCCGGGGGCCATTGAAACGTTAAAGTCCCTTTCAAATATTGAACCTACAGGAATTATTAGTGCTTCTACGAATTTTTCTGAAGGAAGAATGGAGGAAAAAGGAGAACTCGATCACTATATTGGAGTAACTACGACCAAAGATTGTCCGAAGCAATTTAAACAACTTGAAGTCGCTGCTTCAACATGGGCTATCTTTGAAGCTGTCGGTCCATTTCCTGACGCGTTACAAAATGTATGGGGGCGTATTTATTCTGAATGGTTCCCTTCTTCAAACTATGAATTAGCGGAAGGACCGGAAATATTGTGGAATGAAAGTAAAGACGTATCTTCGCCGAATTTCAGAAGCGAGATATGGGTACCTGTTTTGAAGAAATAA
- a CDS encoding sensor histidine kinase, whose protein sequence is MRKIFEPIIWMNQGFKKMIGKTVSYLQKSIRVQLITTFTFCTLLGVLVGWSSSSFFEDANKISIIDYASGMEAIDGQTQRLVESMTEEGKEINIQELLDQLNHQNQLKVLIIDENGKVVYKTKGAPEEQINLHETMRNVMDFKMDQVRYVEAQNLIQDRAEQKRKEFTTFYPVTVNTKNMYVIASGIPQGNVKYVVNGSSPFPSLLGFITFLLSFFYITKRKMNQIEAMAEGVREFSKGNLQYKIKQAGQDEIGVLTSKINQMAEKLLANIEKEKQIEKQKSELITNVSHDLRTPLTSIMGYLRLLGDAKYENKEQYDEYIKIAFSKSEQLKMLIEDLFEYTKLTDENMVLDSQEVCMNELLDQLIEELVPQAEEHNLSFVKKFQEDRIYAVVDSEKMVRVFENLLINAIKYSIEKREIKVSIQREERHIRVSIANHSEEFTKKELENLFERFYKKDQSRSRAVEGSGLGLAIAKSIVELHKGEIRAEYENGVIQFIILLPI, encoded by the coding sequence TTGAGAAAGATATTTGAACCGATAATATGGATGAATCAAGGTTTTAAAAAAATGATAGGTAAAACAGTTAGTTATTTGCAAAAGAGTATACGTGTACAGCTAATTACTACATTTACTTTCTGTACGTTACTTGGTGTATTAGTAGGGTGGTCTTCATCTTCCTTTTTCGAGGATGCGAATAAAATTTCTATCATTGATTATGCATCAGGTATGGAAGCCATTGATGGACAGACACAAAGGCTTGTTGAAAGTATGACAGAAGAGGGTAAGGAAATTAATATACAAGAACTGCTTGATCAATTAAATCATCAAAATCAATTGAAGGTTTTAATAATAGATGAGAATGGGAAAGTCGTTTATAAAACAAAGGGAGCACCGGAAGAACAGATTAATCTTCATGAGACGATGCGTAATGTAATGGATTTTAAAATGGATCAAGTACGATATGTAGAAGCACAAAATTTAATTCAAGATAGAGCTGAACAAAAGCGTAAGGAGTTTACAACCTTTTATCCAGTTACTGTTAATACGAAAAATATGTATGTCATTGCAAGTGGTATACCACAAGGAAATGTAAAGTATGTAGTGAACGGTAGTAGTCCATTCCCATCTTTACTAGGGTTTATTACTTTTCTACTTTCTTTCTTTTATATAACGAAAAGGAAGATGAATCAGATTGAAGCAATGGCAGAAGGAGTAAGAGAGTTTTCGAAAGGGAACTTACAATATAAAATCAAACAGGCAGGTCAAGATGAAATAGGTGTATTAACTTCAAAGATTAATCAAATGGCAGAAAAACTTTTGGCTAATATAGAAAAAGAAAAACAAATAGAGAAACAAAAAAGTGAATTGATTACAAATGTATCACATGATTTAAGAACACCACTTACTTCTATTATGGGGTATTTACGCTTACTAGGTGATGCGAAATATGAAAATAAAGAACAGTATGATGAGTATATAAAAATTGCTTTTTCAAAATCAGAGCAGTTGAAGATGTTAATAGAGGATTTGTTTGAGTATACAAAACTAACAGATGAAAATATGGTGTTAGATTCACAAGAAGTGTGTATGAATGAACTACTTGATCAGTTAATAGAAGAGCTAGTACCACAAGCGGAGGAACATAATCTTTCATTCGTGAAAAAATTTCAGGAAGATCGTATATATGCCGTTGTGGACTCGGAAAAAATGGTGCGTGTGTTTGAAAACCTCTTAATAAATGCAATCAAATATAGTATAGAAAAGAGAGAAATTAAAGTTTCTATTCAAAGGGAAGAACGTCATATTAGAGTCTCAATAGCAAATCATAGTGAAGAATTTACAAAAAAAGAGTTAGAGAACTTGTTTGAGCGTTTTTATAAAAAAGATCAATCTAGAAGTAGAGCTGTAGAAGGTTCAGGCTTGGGGCTTGCAATTGCAAAAAGCATTGTTGAATTGCACAAAGGAGAAATTCGAGCAGAATATGAAAATGGGGTTATTCAATTTATTATCTTATTACCAATTTAA
- a CDS encoding class I SAM-dependent methyltransferase: protein MQLITFLHEFIKHPKHTGAIAPSSKILAKKMVDVIDFNRAKCIVELGPGTGVFTKEIMKRKKKETIFLLIEINEVFFKELKRKFKDEQNVIVVHGSAENIKTYMEELNIECIDYVLSGLPFTSLPEEVSKRILNNAMEAIHESGEFITFQYSLVKKGFIQHFFPEITLEKVWFNFPPAYVFSCKKELRGAYA, encoded by the coding sequence ATGCAACTCATAACATTCTTACATGAATTTATTAAACACCCGAAACATACTGGTGCGATTGCGCCAAGTTCAAAAATATTAGCAAAGAAAATGGTAGATGTAATTGATTTTAATAGAGCGAAGTGCATTGTGGAATTAGGTCCTGGTACAGGAGTCTTTACGAAAGAAATTATGAAGCGAAAGAAGAAGGAGACAATATTTCTTCTTATCGAAATTAATGAAGTGTTTTTTAAAGAGCTAAAGAGAAAATTTAAAGATGAGCAGAATGTCATTGTTGTACATGGTTCAGCTGAAAATATAAAGACGTATATGGAAGAGCTCAATATAGAATGCATTGATTACGTCTTATCAGGATTGCCTTTCACATCTTTACCAGAAGAGGTTTCAAAACGAATTTTAAACAACGCAATGGAAGCGATACATGAGAGTGGTGAATTCATTACATTTCAATATTCACTTGTAAAAAAAGGATTTATACAGCATTTCTTCCCTGAAATTACACTAGAAAAAGTTTGGTTTAATTTCCCGCCAGCCTACGTCTTTAGCTGTAAAAAAGAGCTAAGGGGAGCATATGCATAA
- a CDS encoding ABC transporter ATP-binding protein — translation MKTVLEAKNIEKVYDTGGNKFAALKGINLQVKEGEFVGIMGPSGSGKTTLLNVLSTIDNATDGEILIDGKDIVKMNDDKLALFRRDHLGFIFQDYNLLDTLTVKENIALPLALSKVKANEIDRRVLEISKKFGIDHILSQFPYQVSGGQKQRCAASRAIVTNPSMIFGDEPTGALDSKSATDLLESMKSLNEYDNSTILMVTHDAFAASYCKRVIFIKDGELYKELHRGELTRKQFFQKVVDVMSSISGGMADDLI, via the coding sequence ATGAAAACAGTGTTAGAAGCAAAAAATATTGAAAAAGTATATGACACAGGTGGGAATAAATTTGCAGCTTTAAAAGGTATTAACTTACAAGTAAAAGAAGGTGAGTTCGTTGGAATTATGGGACCTTCTGGTTCTGGTAAGACGACTCTTTTAAATGTTCTTTCTACAATTGATAATGCGACGGACGGTGAAATTTTAATTGATGGAAAAGATATCGTGAAGATGAATGATGATAAGCTAGCTTTGTTCCGCCGCGATCATTTAGGTTTCATTTTCCAAGATTATAACTTATTAGATACGTTAACAGTGAAAGAGAATATTGCTTTACCTCTTGCGTTATCAAAAGTAAAGGCTAATGAAATTGATCGCCGTGTTCTTGAAATCTCCAAGAAATTCGGTATTGATCATATTTTAAGTCAGTTCCCATATCAAGTATCTGGTGGACAGAAGCAGCGCTGCGCGGCATCACGTGCAATCGTTACAAATCCGAGTATGATTTTCGGGGACGAGCCAACTGGAGCACTTGATTCAAAATCTGCAACAGATTTACTTGAAAGTATGAAGTCGTTAAATGAATATGATAACTCAACAATTTTAATGGTAACGCACGATGCTTTTGCGGCAAGTTACTGTAAACGAGTTATTTTCATTAAAGATGGTGAGTTATATAAAGAATTGCACCGCGGTGAATTAACACGTAAACAATTCTTCCAAAAAGTCGTTGACGTAATGTCTTCCATTTCTGGAGGTATGGCTGATGACCTTATCTAG
- a CDS encoding putative ABC transporter permease subunit, producing the protein MNTNSLGLLKIRLITQLGLNTFKYEKDKKKKQNKILLSASIALVGVMLMLYCGASAYGLVKLGISEIIPVYALVISSVLTLFFTIFKANGEIFAFKDYDLLMSLPIRVSTVITSRFLYLYLLNTIFSIIIMLPMGVVYGIHENPSVSFYFMWFISMFIASLIPTTIAAVFGAAITAIASKFKNTNKITTILSFIVIITFGFFMLKNGNAQYSLNDMNGIGAIVSEQLTKVYPLANMFQKAIVHADLVAFILFVGISVIWYYLFVKILSLKYKQINTGITTYHMLSNYEINGMRKESVLVALYKKELKRFFSSTVYVINSGMGVVMALAFALAIVVVGPSQLIAYPGIEPLLQKVAPFAIAAAISMTCTTCVSLSLEGKNVWIIKSLPIAPKIIYDSKILMNLSLSIPASLISAVLLIIGLKLDVWSSFLIVITPITYSFFSAVWGIFINNRFGYYDWVSETQIVKQSIGSFVGMFGGLITAVIPALLIGTATISNYRVFTFVVVIVLAIITLFLYKNESRRSIK; encoded by the coding sequence ATGAATACTAATAGTCTAGGTCTTTTGAAAATCCGGTTGATAACGCAGCTCGGTTTAAATACTTTTAAATACGAAAAAGATAAGAAAAAGAAGCAGAATAAGATTTTACTGTCAGCATCTATTGCCTTAGTTGGTGTCATGTTAATGCTATATTGCGGAGCCTCAGCATATGGGTTGGTGAAACTAGGAATAAGTGAAATTATCCCAGTTTATGCACTAGTTATTAGCAGTGTATTGACGTTGTTTTTCACTATATTTAAGGCAAATGGAGAAATTTTTGCTTTTAAGGACTACGATCTTTTAATGTCATTACCGATTCGTGTAAGTACTGTTATTACAAGTAGATTTTTGTATTTATATTTGCTGAATACGATCTTTTCAATCATAATCATGCTACCAATGGGAGTTGTTTATGGCATACATGAGAATCCATCAGTTTCTTTTTACTTTATGTGGTTCATCAGTATGTTTATAGCATCTTTAATTCCAACAACAATCGCAGCGGTCTTTGGAGCTGCGATTACGGCAATCGCTTCTAAATTTAAAAATACGAATAAAATAACTACGATTTTAAGTTTCATAGTAATTATTACATTCGGTTTCTTTATGCTAAAAAACGGAAATGCTCAATATAGCCTTAATGATATGAACGGGATTGGTGCAATTGTTTCGGAGCAATTAACTAAAGTTTACCCATTAGCTAACATGTTTCAAAAAGCAATTGTTCATGCTGATCTTGTAGCTTTCATCCTATTCGTTGGGATATCGGTTATTTGGTATTATCTTTTTGTAAAAATACTTTCGTTAAAATATAAGCAAATAAACACAGGGATTACCACTTATCATATGCTTTCAAATTATGAGATTAATGGTATGAGAAAAGAAAGTGTATTGGTCGCGTTGTATAAAAAAGAACTGAAACGTTTCTTTTCTTCTACAGTGTATGTCATAAATAGTGGAATGGGAGTTGTGATGGCGCTAGCTTTCGCGCTAGCTATAGTTGTAGTAGGACCAAGTCAATTAATAGCGTATCCAGGAATTGAGCCCCTGTTGCAAAAGGTTGCTCCATTTGCTATTGCAGCAGCGATTTCGATGACGTGTACAACATGTGTGTCATTGTCTTTAGAAGGAAAAAATGTATGGATTATAAAGTCATTGCCTATAGCGCCAAAGATAATTTATGACAGTAAAATTCTTATGAATCTTTCATTAAGTATACCTGCATCACTTATTAGTGCCGTATTACTGATAATAGGGTTAAAACTAGATGTTTGGAGTTCTTTTTTAATCGTCATAACACCGATAACATATTCATTCTTTTCGGCAGTATGGGGGATTTTTATTAATAATCGATTTGGTTATTATGATTGGGTATCAGAAACTCAAATAGTAAAACAAAGCATAGGATCGTTTGTCGGTATGTTTGGTGGCTTAATTACGGCTGTTATACCTGCCTTGTTAATTGGTACTGCTACGATCTCGAACTACAGAGTATTTACTTTTGTAGTTGTTATAGTGCTTGCGATTATTACTCTTTTCTTGTATAAGAACGAGTCGAGAAGAAGTATAAAATAA
- a CDS encoding ABC transporter ATP-binding protein, with amino-acid sequence MTASVVEVKNVQKVYGRKGESQSHALKNVSFSIQESEFVGIMGPSGSGKTTLLNVISTLDKATGGIVEIAGTDITKMKQGELSDFRSEKLGFIFQDFNLLENLSIYENIALPLSLQGVHSKRIGLNVKKVAEMLGISEILQKYPSEVSGGQKQRSAAARALVHEPAIILGDEPTGALDSKNAKSLLEAMTNLNEEQDVSIMMVTHDPLSASYCRRILFIQDGELYKEIHRRGTREEFYKEILDVLANLGTQKA; translated from the coding sequence ATGACAGCATCAGTTGTAGAGGTAAAGAATGTACAAAAGGTATACGGTAGAAAAGGTGAGAGTCAATCACATGCACTAAAGAATGTATCGTTCTCAATCCAAGAGAGTGAATTCGTTGGAATTATGGGACCATCTGGCTCAGGAAAAACAACATTATTGAATGTAATTTCTACATTAGATAAAGCGACAGGTGGAATTGTTGAAATTGCTGGAACAGATATTACGAAAATGAAGCAAGGGGAATTATCTGATTTTCGCTCAGAGAAACTAGGGTTTATCTTTCAAGATTTTAACTTACTTGAAAATTTATCAATCTATGAAAACATTGCATTACCGCTTTCTCTGCAAGGTGTTCATTCGAAAAGAATTGGATTAAATGTGAAAAAGGTAGCAGAGATGTTAGGAATTTCAGAGATTCTTCAAAAATATCCGTCCGAAGTATCTGGTGGACAAAAACAACGTTCGGCGGCGGCTCGTGCACTTGTACATGAGCCAGCAATAATTTTAGGAGATGAGCCAACAGGAGCGCTTGATTCTAAAAATGCGAAAAGTTTATTAGAGGCGATGACCAACTTAAATGAAGAACAGGATGTTTCAATTATGATGGTTACACACGATCCATTAAGCGCAAGTTATTGCCGACGTATTTTATTCATCCAAGATGGAGAATTGTATAAAGAAATTCATCGCAGAGGTACTCGTGAAGAGTTTTATAAAGAAATTTTAGATGTGCTTGCAAATTTAGGTACACAAAAAGCATAA
- the mreC gene encoding rod shape-determining protein MreC: protein MTMQVSKRKILLFLSIILFVLLMMYVCTNNRHVQNIVHNIEDIYKVYKENQLLQEKIENQESLKSKVQMLSEEKENLTKLINKTRELKEQGKYNLIQATVVRRVAEDWYGKIALDRGVQHGVKVDMAVMTVSGLIGKVESVDQFTSIVKLITKDERTNRLAITFQNNSSILGFVTGYDKEKQALRIDNIPSDKAKEIKIGDSIITSELSQKIPPGLEVAEVINQEPDKYGLAHIIYAKPKANLYDLEDVILVEPKG, encoded by the coding sequence ATGACTATGCAGGTTTCTAAGAGGAAAATATTATTATTTCTTTCAATTATTCTTTTTGTTTTATTGATGATGTATGTATGTACGAATAATAGGCATGTACAAAATATTGTTCACAATATAGAAGACATTTATAAAGTATATAAAGAGAATCAATTATTGCAAGAAAAAATCGAGAACCAAGAATCGTTAAAGAGTAAAGTACAAATGTTAAGTGAGGAGAAAGAAAACCTTACTAAGCTTATCAACAAGACGAGAGAATTAAAGGAACAAGGAAAATATAATTTAATTCAAGCTACAGTAGTAAGACGTGTAGCAGAAGATTGGTATGGAAAAATCGCTCTTGATAGAGGGGTACAACATGGTGTAAAGGTTGATATGGCTGTTATGACGGTGAGTGGTCTTATTGGAAAGGTAGAGAGTGTAGATCAATTTACATCTATTGTGAAATTAATTACGAAAGATGAACGAACAAATCGTTTAGCAATCACTTTCCAAAATAACTCATCCATTTTAGGATTTGTTACAGGGTATGATAAGGAAAAACAAGCTCTTCGAATTGATAATATTCCATCAGATAAAGCGAAAGAAATAAAAATAGGTGATAGCATTATTACCTCTGAATTGAGCCAGAAAATACCACCTGGTCTTGAAGTAGCAGAGGTAATAAATCAAGAGCCGGATAAATATGGTCTTGCACATATTATTTATGCAAAACCAAAGGCGAATTTATATGATTTAGAAGATGTCATTTTAGTAGAACCTAAAGGATAG
- a CDS encoding DedA family protein, with protein sequence MALHELISYIEQYGYWALFFCLWLGIIGMPIPDEMIVMSGGFVSSLGVLSVIPAFLLTYLGVVSGLSLGYILGKIFGIKVLKKLMKKKKAKYLLKSQEIVGKYGHYALVISYFIPVVRHIVPYLVGMNNMSFKTYAIYSYVTGFVWTLVYFVLGSIFGKHIEMIVTLVTEYGIYLGGIVIIVSSISYVYMHKKNAVVSEIKQHS encoded by the coding sequence ATGGCGCTACATGAATTAATATCATACATTGAGCAGTATGGTTATTGGGCACTATTTTTTTGTTTATGGCTTGGTATTATCGGTATGCCGATTCCAGATGAAATGATTGTAATGAGTGGTGGATTTGTATCTTCATTAGGCGTATTAAGTGTCATTCCTGCGTTTTTATTAACATATTTAGGCGTTGTATCTGGGCTTTCTTTAGGTTACATACTAGGGAAAATATTTGGCATAAAAGTACTTAAAAAATTGATGAAAAAGAAAAAGGCGAAGTACCTTTTAAAATCACAAGAGATAGTAGGGAAATATGGTCATTATGCATTAGTAATAAGTTATTTTATCCCCGTTGTGAGACATATCGTACCGTATTTAGTAGGAATGAATAACATGTCATTTAAAACGTATGCGATTTATTCATATGTAACAGGATTTGTTTGGACGTTAGTTTACTTTGTACTAGGCTCTATATTTGGAAAGCATATAGAAATGATAGTAACCCTTGTGACCGAGTATGGTATATATTTGGGTGGCATCGTTATCATAGTTTCTAGTATTTCTTATGTGTATATGCATAAGAAGAATGCAGTAGTGAGTGAAATAAAGCAACATTCATAG
- a CDS encoding response regulator transcription factor, protein MSKETILIVDDEKEIRKLIAIYLKNEGYEVLQAGDGEEGLEIVRKRDVHLIVLDIMMPKIDGIHMCMKVREIAEMPIIMLSAKTQDMDKILGLTTGADDYVAKPFNPLELIARIKSQLRRYMKMSGASVKDENVFEVGDIKINIATRQVIIANEEVKLTPREFEILELLARNQGMVLNAEQIYERVWKEQAFQSDNTVMVHIRKIREKIEAIPRKPRYIKTVWGVGYKIEKDI, encoded by the coding sequence GTGAGTAAAGAAACGATACTTATCGTGGACGATGAGAAGGAAATTAGAAAACTTATCGCCATCTATTTGAAGAATGAAGGCTACGAAGTATTACAAGCTGGAGATGGTGAAGAGGGGTTAGAAATAGTAAGGAAAAGAGACGTGCATCTAATTGTACTTGATATTATGATGCCGAAAATAGATGGTATTCATATGTGTATGAAAGTGAGAGAAATAGCGGAAATGCCCATTATTATGCTGTCGGCAAAAACGCAAGATATGGACAAGATTTTAGGGTTAACAACTGGAGCAGACGATTACGTAGCAAAACCATTTAATCCACTTGAACTCATTGCTCGTATTAAATCACAACTTCGGAGATATATGAAAATGAGCGGGGCAAGTGTAAAAGATGAAAATGTATTTGAAGTTGGGGATATAAAGATAAATATAGCAACGCGGCAGGTCATTATTGCAAATGAAGAGGTGAAATTGACACCGAGAGAGTTTGAGATATTAGAATTGCTTGCACGAAATCAAGGAATGGTATTAAATGCAGAACAAATTTATGAAAGAGTATGGAAAGAGCAAGCTTTCCAATCTGATAATACTGTGATGGTACATATTCGGAAAATACGTGAAAAGATAGAGGCAATTCCAAGGAAGCCTCGTTACATTAAAACAGTATGGGGAGTTGGCTACAAGATTGAGAAAGATATTTGA